Proteins from a genomic interval of Spea bombifrons isolate aSpeBom1 chromosome 4, aSpeBom1.2.pri, whole genome shotgun sequence:
- the IRAK4 gene encoding interleukin-1 receptor-associated kinase 4, with protein MSKGVTPSTYVRNLNLGLIRQLADFLDPQEGWKSIATDIWKPSGEARYTQFHIRRFEGTVHKGKSPTCELLYDWGTTNCTVGDLTELLMKHNFLTAASILLPDLHKSPTYSNVTVPVGGDSKVPCPEHVIKKEHNIPMCDSTSPEENDNDTGYTTFAFSELQRITNNFDDRSLGEGGHKVGEGGFGTVFLGKVNDEMVAVKKLSALLDASIQELENQFDQEIKTMAKCQHENLVKLLGYSNDGGHYCLVYMYMPNGSLLDRLACMNGTPPLSWQIRCDVAFGTANGIKYLHENKHVHRDIKSANILLDSAFVPKISDFGLARATGQLTKTMMTERIVGTTAYMAPEALRGEVTIKSDIFSLGVVLLEIISGLAPVDEDRDPPLLLDIKEEIEEEEKTLEEYVDKKMKDVHFKTLEKMYSVASDCLHQMKNKRPDIKTVLHGLECIKTTLSGS; from the exons ATGAGTAAAGGCGTAACACCATCTACTTACGTGCGTAACCTTAATCTGGGGCTGATTAGGCAGTTGGCAGATTTTCTGGACCCTCAAGAGGGATGGAAGTCAATAGCCACGGACATATGGAAACCTTCGGGTGAAGCTAGATACACGCAGTTTCACATAAG GCGATTTGAAGGAACCGTCCATAAGGGAAAAAGTCCTACGTGTGAATTGCTTTATGACTGGGGAACAACAAACTGCACTGTAGGAGATCTCACAGAGTTGCTAATGAAGCACAATTTCTTGACTGCTGCTTCTATCCTGCTTCCAG ATCTACATAAAAGCCCCACGTATTCCAATGTAACAGTGCCTGTAGGCGGTGACAGTAAAGTACCATGTCCGGAACATGTTATTAAGAAAGAGCATAATATTCCTATGTGTGACAGCACAAGTCCAGAAGAAAATGACAATGATACAG GTTACACTACTTTTGCATTTAGTGAGCTGCAGAGAATCACAAATAATTTTGATGATCGATCCCTCGGTGAAGGAGGACATAAAGTGGGAGAAGGAGGTTTTGGAACTGTTTTCCTGGGAAAAGTAAACGACGAAATGGTTGCTGTGAAAAAACTAAGCGCT ctGCTTGATGCTAGTATTCAGGAGCTGGAAAATCAGTTTGATCaagaaattaaaacaatggcAAA GTGCCAGCATGAAAACCTTGTAAAATTGCTGGGGTATTCCAATGATGGTGGACATTACTGccttgtttatatgtatatgccTAATGGTTCGTTACTGGACAGGCTGGCTTGTATG AATGGCACACCGCCTCTATCCTGGCAGATAAGATGTGATGTTGCATTTGGGACAGCAAACGGAAtaaagtatttgcatgaaaataaACATGTCCACAGAGATATTAAAAG TGCAAATATCCTGTTGGATTCTGCCTTTGTCCCCAAAATTTCAGATTTTGGGCTTGCAAGGGCAACTGGGCAATTGACAAAGACTATGATGACAGAAAGAATTGTTGGGACCACAGCATACATGGCCCCTGAGGCTCTACGAGGAGAGGTGACTATCAAGTCCGACATTTTCAGCCTTGGTGTG gtACTGTTAGAAATAATTTCAGGACTTGCACCAGTAGATGAAGATCGAGACCCTCCATTACTG CTTGATATTAAAGAAGAAATTGAGGAAGAAGAAAAGACTCTAGAGGAGTATGTTGACAAAAAGATGAAAGATGTACATTTTAAGACActggaaaaaatgtattcagttgCAAGTGACTGCTTAcaccaaatgaaaaataagaggCCAGATATCAAGACG GTTCTACATGGGCTGGAGTGCATAAAGACCACCCTTTCTGGTTCCTGA